One region of Sardina pilchardus chromosome 18, fSarPil1.1, whole genome shotgun sequence genomic DNA includes:
- the morn4 gene encoding MORN repeat-containing protein 4 isoform X1, which yields MPVRHQPNVQGACILASVRGGMTLTRGSFSYSSGEEYHGEWKEGRRHGLGQLKFADGTCYKGQFENGLFHGCGVLVFPDGSRYEGDFVQGKFQGVGIFNRFDGMTFEGEYKSGRVEGYGLLTFPDGTHGVPRNEGLFENNKLLKREKCQAVVQRAQGSATKARGLSV from the exons ATGCCCGTGAGACATCAACCTAATGTACAAG GTGCATGTATCTTGGCCAGCGTCAGAGGAGGTATGACTCTCACAAGAGGATCTTTTAGCTATTCTAGTGGAGAGGAGTACCATGGCGAGTGGAAAGAAG GTAGACGCCATGGGCTAGGTCAGCTTAAATTTGCTGATGGTACCTGCTATAAGGGACAGTTTGAAAATGGCTTATTCCATGGATGTGGCGTTCTTGTGTTCCCTGATGGATCCAG GTACGAGGGAGATTTTGTACAAGGTAAATTTCAGGGTGTGGGAATCTTCAATCGTTTTGACGGGATGACATTTGAGGGAGAATATAAAAGTGGACGTGTGGAAGGATACG GTCTGCTGACGTTCCCCGACGGAACACACGGAGTGCCACGGAATGAGGGCCTGTTCGAGAACAACAAGCTGCTGAAACGGGAGAAGTGTCAGGCGGTGGTCCAGAGAGCGCAGGGCTCGGCCACCAAGGCCCGCGGCCTCTCAGTATGA
- the morn4 gene encoding MORN repeat-containing protein 4 isoform X2 — protein sequence MPVRHQPNVQGACILASVRGGRRHGLGQLKFADGTCYKGQFENGLFHGCGVLVFPDGSRYEGDFVQGKFQGVGIFNRFDGMTFEGEYKSGRVEGYGLLTFPDGTHGVPRNEGLFENNKLLKREKCQAVVQRAQGSATKARGLSV from the exons ATGCCCGTGAGACATCAACCTAATGTACAAG GTGCATGTATCTTGGCCAGCGTCAGAGGAG GTAGACGCCATGGGCTAGGTCAGCTTAAATTTGCTGATGGTACCTGCTATAAGGGACAGTTTGAAAATGGCTTATTCCATGGATGTGGCGTTCTTGTGTTCCCTGATGGATCCAG GTACGAGGGAGATTTTGTACAAGGTAAATTTCAGGGTGTGGGAATCTTCAATCGTTTTGACGGGATGACATTTGAGGGAGAATATAAAAGTGGACGTGTGGAAGGATACG GTCTGCTGACGTTCCCCGACGGAACACACGGAGTGCCACGGAATGAGGGCCTGTTCGAGAACAACAAGCTGCTGAAACGGGAGAAGTGTCAGGCGGTGGTCCAGAGAGCGCAGGGCTCGGCCACCAAGGCCCGCGGCCTCTCAGTATGA